In Vicia villosa cultivar HV-30 ecotype Madison, WI unplaced genomic scaffold, Vvil1.0 ctg.000084F_1_1_3, whole genome shotgun sequence, a single genomic region encodes these proteins:
- the LOC131623852 gene encoding F-box/kelch-repeat protein At3g06240-like — MFLPHELIIQILLRLPVKSLIRFKSVCKLWFSLISRDPNFAKSHFQLTASKPNRRILYIPDSSHESRSIDIEASLDNVNASVSLNLDCIFPESFTDNFEVKGSCRGFIFLCDYLNMYVWNPSTGVHKQIPPSPFGSNVDADYYFYGFGYDDSTEDYLVVSMSHHDYDDPPLHLEYFSLKSNTWKEVEGPHFPYTFDDEPKGGSLYKGAIHWLAYRNDLLCHVIVAFDLKERKLSYMHLPRGFDGNRVHCGGLWVYEEFLSVYTKDNSNDTVEIWVMKEYKVNSSWIMTLVLPVDLVVCPNEDFFPLCCTKSGDIIGTDEDDGLVKYDRNGNFLEQHSYYNYNLRCGVTMYIESLLSLPGDCDKEQA; from the coding sequence ATGTTTCTGCCTCACGAGTTGATCATCCAAATCTTACTGAGGTTGCCGGTAAAGTCTCTTATACGTTTCAAGTCTGTTTGTAAGTTATGGTTTTCTCTTATCTCTCGTGATCCCAACTTTGCAAAATCACATTTTCAACTCACAGCCTCAAAACCCAATCGTAGAATTCTATATATACCAGATTCAAGTCATGAATCTCGATCCATCGATATTGAAGCATCGCTTGACAATGTCAATGCATCTGTTTCACTCAACCTTGATTGTATCTTTCCAGAGTCTTTTACCGATAATTTTGAAGTTAAAGGGTCATGCAGAGGGTTCATATTTTTATGCGATTACTTGAATATGTATGTCTGGAATCCATCCACTGGAGTTCACAAACAAATACCTCCATCTCCTTTTGGTTCCAATGTAGATGCTGATTATTATTTCTATGGTTTTGGGTATGATGATTCGACCGAAGATTACTTGGTTGTTTCAATGTCTCATCATGATTATGACGATCCTCCTTTACACTTGGAGTACTTCTCATTGAAATCTAATACATGGAAAGAAGTTGAGGGTCCTCACTTCCCTTATACCTTTGACGATGAGCCCAAAGGTGGGTCTCTCTATAAGGGAGCTATTCATTGGTTGGCTTATCGTAATGACTTACTATGTCATGTTATTGTTGCATTTGATTTAAAGGAAAGGAAACTTTCATATATGCATTTGCCACGTGGTTTTGACGGTAATCGTGTGCATTGTGGTGGTTTGTGGGTATATGAGGAATTTCTCAGTGTATATACTAAGGATAATAGTAATGATACGGTTGAAATATGGGTGATGAAAGAATACAAAGTGAACTCCTCTTGGATTATGACTCTTGTTCTTCCGGTTGATCTTGTCGTTTGCCCAAACGAAGACTTTTTTCCATTGTGCTGTACAAAAAGTGGTGATATTATTGGGACTGATGAAGACGATGGATTGGTGAAGTATGATAGAAATGGAAATTTTCTAGAGCAACATTCTTATTATAATTACAATCTTAGATGCGGAGTGACTATGTATATAGAGTCTCTGCTTTCACTCCCTGGTGACTGTGACAAGGAGCAAGCTTGA